One genomic region from Bacillus sp. SLBN-46 encodes:
- a CDS encoding ECF transporter S component: MRRNKGLTTILVLSTLGVVLGFTYFFEDAYLWLSFGFVFLAILIFLVRFERRKVEPRELVLLAVLASIAAVGRIPFASLPSVQPTTFVIMMSGFVFGAESGFIIGAVAALASNMILGQGPWTPWQMAAWGLVGLTAGGLRNTKIMNKKAGRIIFGIVWGFLFGWVMNLWGFLSIVQSGSPFEWKAFIVYLIGSATFDTMHAVSNVIFLLLFGEVWIKILTRFKRKYGLLE, translated from the coding sequence ATGCGTAGGAACAAAGGGTTAACAACGATTCTCGTCTTATCGACATTAGGGGTTGTTTTGGGGTTTACTTATTTTTTTGAAGATGCTTATTTATGGTTAAGCTTCGGTTTCGTTTTTCTTGCTATTTTGATTTTTCTTGTCCGTTTTGAACGTCGAAAGGTGGAACCTCGTGAGCTTGTTTTATTGGCAGTTTTGGCTTCGATTGCCGCCGTTGGTAGGATACCGTTTGCGAGCCTTCCAAGTGTTCAGCCAACCACTTTTGTCATTATGATGTCGGGCTTTGTATTCGGTGCGGAAAGCGGGTTTATCATTGGAGCCGTTGCAGCACTTGCATCTAATATGATTTTGGGTCAAGGTCCATGGACACCATGGCAAATGGCAGCATGGGGCTTAGTCGGGTTGACGGCTGGTGGGCTGCGAAACACCAAAATAATGAATAAGAAAGCAGGCCGGATTATTTTTGGTATCGTATGGGGATTTTTGTTTGGCTGGGTGATGAATCTATGGGGATTTTTATCAATCGTTCAATCAGGAAGCCCTTTTGAATGGAAGGCGTTCATTGTTTACTTAATAGGAAGTGCAACTTTCGATACGATGCATGCCGTTTCAAATGTAATCTTTTTACTTTTGTTTGGTGAGGTTTGGATAAAAATATTAACCAGATTTAAGCGTAAATATGGGTTGCTTGAATAA
- a CDS encoding energy-coupling factor transporter ATPase, whose translation MAFIEINDVTFTYPGSSEPAISNLSLTINKGEFVVLFGASGSGKSTLLQLLKKEIQPHGNLLGQMTINGENLQAAKDTSNKIGFVFQDPENQMVADDVLHELVFGLENIGLSTNAMRNRVAEMVHFFGAEPLLHKKVHELSGGKKQQINLASVLLMQPDILLLDEPTAQLDPVSSREFLDILKRLNDEFGMTIIIAEHRLEEVFTLADQIVMMDQGRVQISGEPREVLPEIWKSSNKAFIPSIPALFLETDGKGMIPLSVKEGRKWAQKSEVQPIYLEKSPSVNSVGGELIKGINVSCRYHKQGDLILDELALNLKKGEFYALLGGNGSGKSTLLKSLAGLLKLEGGKILLEGKPLKGYKNNELTKKIGYLPQNPKLFFIQDTIEKEIKETMAQWNLTDKNEVETLLVELGIAHLKSSHPYDLSGGELQKAALACVLLRKPALLLLDEPTKGLDPISKENLANILHDLRRSGMTIFMSTHDVEFAAQYATKCGMMFQGKITSEDEPKKFFKGNFFYTTMIQRIFRDRTTNAPMTLEEVTRPCVGTKG comes from the coding sequence ATGGCGTTTATTGAAATAAATGATGTTACCTTTACATATCCAGGCAGTTCGGAACCAGCCATAAGTAACCTATCACTTACCATTAATAAAGGTGAATTCGTCGTGCTGTTCGGTGCATCCGGTTCTGGAAAAAGCACTCTTTTACAATTGTTAAAAAAGGAAATCCAGCCACATGGAAACCTATTAGGGCAGATGACGATTAATGGGGAAAATCTTCAGGCGGCAAAGGACACTTCGAACAAAATCGGCTTCGTCTTTCAAGACCCGGAAAATCAGATGGTTGCGGATGACGTGCTGCATGAATTAGTCTTTGGTCTTGAAAATATTGGACTTTCTACGAATGCAATGAGAAACAGAGTAGCCGAAATGGTTCATTTTTTTGGTGCTGAACCATTGCTGCACAAAAAAGTACATGAACTCTCAGGTGGAAAGAAACAACAAATTAACCTCGCCTCAGTTTTACTCATGCAGCCAGATATTTTGTTGCTCGATGAACCAACTGCACAGCTGGATCCGGTGAGTTCACGGGAATTTTTAGATATCTTAAAGAGACTGAATGATGAATTTGGTATGACCATTATTATTGCCGAACACCGCCTAGAAGAGGTTTTTACATTGGCGGATCAAATTGTCATGATGGATCAAGGCCGGGTCCAAATTTCAGGTGAGCCGAGGGAGGTCCTTCCTGAAATTTGGAAATCATCAAATAAGGCATTTATTCCTAGTATTCCAGCTTTGTTTTTAGAAACGGATGGCAAGGGAATGATTCCTCTTAGTGTTAAAGAAGGTAGGAAATGGGCTCAAAAGTCGGAGGTACAACCTATATATCTGGAGAAAAGCCCTTCTGTTAATTCGGTTGGCGGTGAATTAATCAAGGGGATTAATGTTTCCTGTCGCTACCATAAACAGGGAGATCTTATTTTAGACGAGCTTGCTCTAAATCTGAAGAAAGGCGAATTTTATGCATTGTTGGGTGGAAATGGTTCAGGTAAGTCTACCTTACTCAAGTCTCTAGCAGGTTTATTGAAGCTTGAAGGCGGAAAAATTCTTCTAGAAGGCAAGCCCTTAAAAGGGTATAAAAACAACGAATTAACCAAGAAAATTGGCTATTTACCGCAAAATCCTAAATTGTTTTTTATTCAGGATACGATTGAAAAGGAAATCAAGGAAACAATGGCTCAATGGAACTTAACTGACAAGAATGAGGTAGAGACCTTATTAGTCGAGTTAGGGATCGCTCATTTGAAATCAAGTCACCCATATGATTTAAGTGGGGGGGAGCTTCAAAAGGCGGCACTTGCGTGTGTATTATTGCGAAAGCCAGCTTTACTGTTGCTGGATGAACCAACTAAGGGACTGGATCCCATTTCAAAAGAAAATTTAGCAAACATTCTTCATGATTTACGTAGGTCTGGTATGACCATTTTCATGTCTACTCATGATGTAGAATTCGCGGCACAGTATGCAACCAAATGTGGAATGATGTTTCAAGGGAAGATTACCTCTGAGGATGAACCGAAGAAGTTTTTTAAAGGGAATTTCTTTTATACAACGATGATTCAGCGGATTTTCCGTGATAGAACGACAAATGCCCCGATGACGCTAGAGGAGGTTACTCGTCCATGCGTAGGAACAAAGGGTTAA
- a CDS encoding energy-coupling factor transporter transmembrane component T, whose product MKNRFERFHPFVAFLFYAGAISLLILMLHPIFLGAALIVILMINFIHDQLKGLRRWYLFIISTFLLMLITNPLFNERGRHLLFELNEHRVTLEAVLYGGMNAASIIGIIAIFISYNIIMTPNKLLFLFAKILPQFAVLLMLTLRFIPLMRRRMEEISIVQRSKGNSVNQGKWKTRMKMGMLYVQTLLTYSLEEAIQTADSMNARGYGQGRRSSYEYFKFKKTDFFSMSYLVVLFAIIVFERFSGFGVLTIYPIMEAWQFSVMDTFAFFCYFMFLSFPLIVEVGGMVRWRLLK is encoded by the coding sequence ATGAAAAATCGTTTTGAACGTTTTCATCCGTTTGTTGCCTTTCTTTTTTATGCTGGGGCCATTTCACTGTTAATTCTTATGCTACATCCCATTTTTCTCGGTGCGGCCCTAATAGTAATTTTAATGATTAACTTTATTCATGATCAGTTAAAGGGACTGAGACGCTGGTATCTCTTTATCATCAGTACCTTCCTTCTCATGCTTATCACAAATCCTTTATTTAATGAAAGAGGACGACATTTGCTGTTTGAACTCAATGAGCATCGGGTGACACTTGAGGCAGTCCTGTATGGAGGAATGAATGCCGCATCTATAATAGGAATTATTGCGATATTTATTTCTTATAACATAATCATGACGCCTAACAAACTTTTATTTTTGTTTGCAAAAATTCTCCCCCAATTTGCTGTTCTCCTTATGCTGACTCTAAGGTTTATTCCGTTAATGAGAAGGAGAATGGAGGAAATCTCGATTGTTCAAAGGAGCAAGGGGAATTCTGTGAATCAGGGGAAATGGAAAACAAGGATGAAGATGGGCATGCTTTATGTGCAAACACTGTTAACCTATTCGCTTGAGGAAGCCATTCAAACAGCCGATTCAATGAATGCTAGGGGATATGGTCAAGGACGAAGGTCTTCCTATGAATATTTTAAGTTTAAGAAAACAGATTTCTTTTCAATGTCTTATTTAGTTGTTCTTTTTGCGATCATTGTATTTGAGCGATTTTCAGGCTTTGGTGTATTAACAATCTATCCAATTATGGAAGCATGGCAGTTTTCTGTAATGGATACCTTCGCTTTTTTCTGTTATTTTATGTTCTTAAGTTTTCCATTAATAGTAGAAGTAGGTGGAATGGTTCGATGGCGTTTATTGAAATAA
- a CDS encoding DUF4430 domain-containing protein, with protein MKKWMKGTAVLSLLFVLFSLVGCGSNEQTTKETNKEVKTVQIEKQNEAEKKEEAKVELSSEQNKPTDSSTVAASEEKKENQSTSPTSTSKQTSPSSQQQTPKTKTNTAVTTNKSSTPTTTAQTPTSTTPASKPSTTATPKPATTVTLSIVGPKDRGTIVAATKVSFNEGDTIYDIILATAKKHGIVIDSRGSGATAYIEGIDNIYEFDYGPKSGWVFEQNGISLTKSIGVTKIKDGDRIECIYTE; from the coding sequence ATGAAAAAGTGGATGAAAGGTACAGCAGTTCTTAGTCTATTATTCGTTTTGTTCTCCTTAGTTGGATGTGGTTCAAATGAACAAACTACGAAGGAAACAAACAAAGAAGTAAAAACTGTTCAAATAGAAAAACAAAATGAAGCAGAAAAAAAGGAAGAGGCAAAAGTTGAACTGAGTAGTGAACAAAACAAACCTACGGATTCTTCAACGGTTGCTGCTTCTGAAGAAAAGAAGGAAAATCAGTCTACATCACCAACTAGTACGTCTAAGCAAACGAGTCCATCTAGTCAGCAACAAACGCCGAAGACCAAAACAAATACGGCTGTGACGACAAATAAAAGTAGTACTCCGACGACAACAGCCCAAACACCAACGTCGACTACTCCTGCATCAAAGCCGAGTACAACCGCAACACCAAAACCGGCCACTACGGTAACGTTATCGATTGTTGGACCAAAGGATCGAGGCACCATTGTTGCTGCAACAAAAGTTAGTTTTAATGAAGGGGACACCATTTATGATATTATTTTAGCAACAGCTAAAAAACATGGTATCGTGATTGACTCCCGTGGTAGCGGGGCAACTGCCTATATCGAAGGAATTGATAATATTTATGAGTTTGATTATGGTCCAAAAAGCGGTTGGGTATTTGAGCAAAATGGAATTAGTCTCACTAAGAGTATTGGGGTTACAAAAATCAAAGATGGTGATCGGATTGAATGCATCTACACCGAATAA
- a CDS encoding DUF4430 domain-containing protein, with the protein MMKKRNLWMVMLLIFTLFTSGLQAPVLAADLGKQGSITVLGLDGANPILAKTTVQFSDTETATEALTAAVGESNVEFTDTSNGKMLTGINGVKAEGTNYWAFFINGVAAQVGSDTYVVQNGDQLTFRLTDWTKTPQNTVSLKVVNSDKNNVTDQSGIEVIGSPTAFQLLQVILGPDKVGYSENQYGKMITSINGIQAEGRNYWAFYVNDKMAEVGADSYQLQSGNQISFKLESWENGSGDGNTGGETNPNPSGGTVSEKTIQASVDSASKYVLQNNLGEWEVIALKQTGQTIPATYLTSVKTLVKEKQGKFNRITDTERYVLGILAAGGDPTNVIGYNLVEAIYNGNVTKQGLIGVSYALIALDSANFSIPESAQWTREKIVKHLLDRQNQDGGWAWDESATSDIDTTAMILTALAPYKEQPAVKGKVDAAIQYLSTQYQASKIDNSSTAAQAIIALTTLGVDANAAPFTGLVEYFLSFQNADGGFDWQGGDVSDPFTTSQGIQALAAYQLYTTGKGSLYQLPLVEQKPETEKPETQTPSEEAPVQTTPHQDNGSNSVKGHTLPNTATDSYNLLMAGLLIMLIGSLVYMKQRKRFS; encoded by the coding sequence ATGATGAAGAAAAGAAATTTGTGGATGGTCATGCTGTTAATTTTTACATTATTCACGAGTGGGCTACAAGCTCCTGTACTAGCAGCCGACCTAGGGAAACAAGGGTCCATTACAGTTTTGGGTTTGGATGGAGCCAACCCAATTTTAGCAAAAACCACTGTTCAATTCAGTGACACTGAAACAGCAACAGAAGCGTTAACAGCAGCGGTTGGTGAAAGCAATGTTGAATTTACTGATACCTCCAATGGAAAAATGCTCACTGGAATTAATGGGGTAAAAGCAGAAGGGACAAATTATTGGGCATTTTTTATCAATGGTGTTGCAGCACAGGTTGGTTCTGACACCTATGTTGTCCAGAATGGTGACCAATTAACGTTCCGTTTGACAGATTGGACAAAAACCCCACAGAATACGGTTTCGCTTAAAGTGGTTAATAGTGATAAAAATAACGTTACTGATCAATCAGGAATTGAAGTGATTGGAAGTCCAACTGCATTTCAACTATTACAAGTAATTCTTGGCCCTGATAAGGTTGGATACAGTGAAAACCAGTACGGGAAAATGATTACTTCTATTAATGGAATACAAGCAGAAGGGAGAAATTATTGGGCTTTTTACGTAAACGATAAAATGGCCGAGGTTGGAGCAGACAGCTATCAGCTTCAATCTGGAAATCAAATTAGTTTTAAACTTGAATCTTGGGAAAATGGATCGGGTGATGGAAACACTGGTGGAGAAACAAACCCAAATCCTTCTGGTGGAACGGTTTCTGAAAAGACAATTCAGGCTTCCGTTGATTCAGCCAGCAAATATGTGTTGCAGAATAATCTAGGCGAATGGGAAGTGATTGCCTTAAAACAAACAGGCCAGACCATTCCTGCTACATACCTTACATCAGTAAAAACCCTAGTCAAAGAAAAACAAGGGAAGTTCAATAGAATCACTGACACAGAGCGGTATGTTCTCGGAATTCTTGCAGCTGGTGGTGATCCAACAAATGTAATTGGCTATAACTTGGTGGAAGCCATTTACAATGGTAATGTCACAAAGCAAGGCTTAATCGGTGTGTCATATGCTTTAATTGCTTTAGATAGCGCGAATTTTTCAATTCCTGAATCTGCACAATGGACGAGAGAAAAGATAGTGAAGCATTTATTAGATAGGCAAAATCAAGATGGCGGATGGGCTTGGGATGAAAGTGCTACCAGCGATATTGATACAACTGCGATGATCTTAACAGCACTTGCTCCATATAAAGAGCAGCCTGCAGTGAAGGGCAAGGTAGATGCAGCCATCCAGTATTTATCAACCCAATATCAAGCATCAAAAATAGATAATAGCTCAACTGCAGCCCAGGCCATCATTGCCCTGACAACTTTAGGAGTGGATGCGAATGCAGCTCCATTTACAGGACTTGTTGAATATTTTCTATCGTTCCAAAATGCCGATGGCGGCTTTGATTGGCAGGGAGGAGATGTAAGTGATCCATTCACCACTTCACAGGGAATCCAGGCGTTAGCGGCTTATCAGCTGTATACAACAGGAAAAGGCTCATTATATCAACTTCCATTAGTTGAACAAAAGCCTGAAACAGAGAAGCCTGAGACTCAAACACCTAGTGAGGAGGCACCAGTACAGACAACTCCTCATCAAGATAATGGTAGTAATAGTGTGAAAGGACATACGTTGCCAAATACTGCAACAGATAGCTATAACCTGCTCATGGCTGGTCTTTTGATTATGCTAATCGGAAGTCTAGTTTATATGAAGCAAAGAAAAAGATTTTCATAA
- a CDS encoding VOC family protein gives MKINRIDHVSINVNDLSEAKAFFLDLGLEVRAEWELEGEQLDRIVGLNDVKTACVGLGMPDGQAWIELVKFYTPSDEKDIQQPFANTLGIRHICFAVEDIDAIVAKLKKKGTEVFSEIQQYEESYKLCYVRGPEGIILELAEKIK, from the coding sequence ATGAAGATCAATAGAATAGATCATGTAAGTATAAACGTAAATGATCTTTCAGAGGCTAAAGCGTTTTTTCTTGATTTAGGACTTGAAGTGCGAGCTGAATGGGAATTGGAAGGAGAACAGTTGGACAGAATAGTTGGGCTTAATGATGTTAAAACGGCATGTGTAGGATTGGGGATGCCAGATGGTCAAGCATGGATAGAACTAGTCAAATTTTATACGCCGTCAGATGAAAAAGATATTCAGCAACCTTTTGCAAATACGCTGGGTATCCGACATATTTGCTTTGCTGTTGAAGATATTGATGCTATTGTTGCAAAATTGAAAAAGAAGGGCACGGAAGTCTTTAGTGAGATACAGCAATATGAAGAAAGTTATAAGTTATGCTACGTTCGTGGTCCAGAGGGAATTATTTTAGAGTTGGCGGAGAAAATCAAATAA
- a CDS encoding 5' nucleotidase, NT5C type — translation MKFGFDIDDTLINLREHAFHLYNKKLQLTIPIEEFHSLTTLEIHKPFGLSDQEGSKMWNDSLEEIYYTDCLPFPNAVEVINELKQDGHEIYYITSRPLVHCERSRKWLVNAGFPVVEGSFYCGMKDSEKINIIKQLGLGYYFDDKPAVLETLIESGPRVFMKHSSYNQHIQLPRIHCWSELKDILSEIEK, via the coding sequence ATAAAGTTCGGGTTTGATATTGATGATACATTAATAAATCTAAGAGAGCATGCCTTTCATTTATATAATAAAAAATTGCAGCTGACAATTCCGATTGAAGAATTCCACAGTTTAACAACACTGGAGATACATAAACCATTCGGGTTAAGTGATCAAGAAGGCAGTAAGATGTGGAATGACTCCTTAGAAGAGATTTATTACACAGACTGTTTACCATTTCCGAATGCAGTTGAAGTGATAAACGAGCTGAAGCAGGACGGGCATGAGATTTATTATATTACTTCAAGACCATTAGTTCATTGTGAACGTTCAAGGAAATGGTTGGTGAATGCAGGTTTTCCTGTTGTTGAGGGCTCATTTTATTGCGGCATGAAGGATTCAGAGAAAATCAATATTATTAAGCAATTAGGGTTAGGTTATTACTTTGATGATAAGCCTGCCGTTTTGGAAACCCTAATTGAATCAGGACCCCGTGTCTTTATGAAACACAGCTCATATAACCAACATATTCAATTACCAAGAATTCATTGTTGGTCAGAGCTGAAGGATATTTTAAGCGAAATTGAAAAATGA
- the ribE gene encoding 6,7-dimethyl-8-ribityllumazine synthase yields MGYTFEGNLVGSGLKVGIVVGRFNEFITSKLLGGAQDALKRHGVEEANVDIAWVPGAFEIPLIAQKMANSKKYDAVITLGTVIRGSTPHFDYVCNEAAKGVSATALTSGIPVIFGVLTTDSIEQAIERAGTKAGNKGWDAAVSAIEMANLCRNIEQ; encoded by the coding sequence ATGGGATACACATTTGAAGGAAATTTAGTAGGATCAGGATTAAAGGTTGGAATCGTTGTTGGACGTTTTAATGAATTTATTACAAGTAAATTATTAGGCGGAGCACAGGACGCGCTAAAAAGACATGGTGTTGAAGAAGCAAACGTTGATATCGCTTGGGTGCCAGGTGCATTTGAAATCCCGTTAATTGCTCAAAAAATGGCGAATAGTAAAAAGTATGATGCAGTCATCACGCTTGGTACGGTTATTCGTGGCTCAACTCCTCACTTTGATTATGTTTGTAATGAAGCCGCTAAAGGTGTTTCAGCGACTGCATTAACTAGTGGCATTCCGGTTATTTTTGGAGTGTTAACAACGGACTCCATTGAACAAGCTATCGAGCGTGCGGGAACAAAAGCAGGCAATAAAGGATGGGATGCTGCTGTCTCTGCCATCGAAATGGCTAATTTATGTAGAAATATTGAGCAATAA